CGCCGTGCCGACCTGCGGCGGGTTCATCGTGCCCCGCCGCAGCCGGGTCATCCCGCGAATCTCGAACAGGTCGGCGAAATCGGCGGCAAAGGCCAGATTGAGCGTCGCCGTGCGGGTTTCGGTGTCGAAGTTGCGGATGGTGAGGCGTTCGTAAAGCCCATCCTTCCACAGGAAACGGGTGCGCCGCAAATGGATCAGGTCATGCTCCACCGCCACCCGCCCGTCCTCGCCGATGAAATCGGGATTGGCGAGGTCGCAGGTCAGCATCGCATTGTCGTCGCGCAATGCGGAACTGAGCAGGATCGGCCGCATCCCGTTGATGGTGAGGTAAAGATGGGAAAGATGCCGTGTGTCGCGATGATAGAGACCCTCCGGGCTGCCCGGCCCGGAAATGGCGTCGCCGCTATGGTCGAACACGGCGAAGCTGTCGCCATGCTTTAGCGTGCGCGGCCTGCGTTCATGGAGAGAGGACGTCGCAGGAATGAAGAACTGGGTCTGCGCGTTGGAGAGCGCCTGTCCTCCCTCTATCCCGCTTTCAGGGTCAGTCGTTTCGGGCTGGGACTGGATCAGCGACATGGCGTCTCCCTCCTCATGATGCAAAGGCCGGCAACATCGTTCGCCAGGCCGGAAGCCATGGAAAGCAAGGAACAATCCAGCGGTCGTTCCGGTTCCGGCCGCAACGCGCCCACTCTAGGCGACGATATGCAGTTCAGCTTCCTCGCCGCGCTGTCGGCGCAACCGTGCCGCCTCGATACGCGCGCCGGGCAGGTCATGATACAATGCGACATAGTCCGCTGCCATCCGCTCCGCCGTGAAACGTGCGTCGAACGCGCCATGCACCCGGGCCCGGTCGAGATGCGGCAATTGCGCGACGGCGGCGACGGCTTCATCCTCGCTCTCCACGATGAAGCCTGACAGACCATGGTCGATGACTTCAGGCACCGATCCGCAGCGGAAGGCGATGACCGGCGTGGCACAGGCCATCGCCTCGATCATCACCAGGCCGAAGGGTTCGGGCCAGTCGATGGGGAAAAGCAGGGCGCTGGCCTGACCCAGAAACCGGGCCTTTTGCTGTTCATTGATCTCGCCGATATAGTCGACATTGGGATAATGTTCGATCAGCGGGGCGATCTCCTGCTCCCAATAGGCACGGTCGACCGCGTCGATCTTGGCCGCGATTTTCAATGGCATGCCCGACCGCGCGCCGATGCGGATGGCGCGGTCCGGCCGTTTTTTCGGGCGATATGCGGCCGAGGAAGGCCAGATAGCCTCCGCCCCGTCCCTCCAGCCGGGGCGGCAGCAGGCCGGCGGGCAGGCCGTGATAGATGGTTCCGCCCCAGTTGACCGGTGGCATTGGCAGCCGTTGATGATCCGAAATCGACACCAGACAATGGTTGGCGAACGTGCGGTAAAAGGCGGGCAGGTCGGGCAGGTCGAGTCGGCCGTGCAGCGTCGTGACGGTGCGGCCGATGAAATCCTGGATCATCGGCAGGTGCAGCATGTCGATATGGAAATGCAGTGCGTCGAATTCGTCGGCGCGGCGGCGCACCGCCTCCAGCAGCATCATGTGCCAGGGGATGGGATCGACCACGCCGGGATTGAGGCGCAGCGCCATGTCGGTGATGGGCACCAGTTTCGCGCTGGTGCGCGAATCGCCGCTGGCGAACAGGGTCACGTCATGCCCCTGACGCACCAACTCTTCGGTCAGATAGGAAACGATGCGTTCGGTGCCGCCATAGAGCCGTGGCGGTACGCTTTCGGCCAGGGGAGCGATTTGTGCGATTTTCATGCAGGCATCCTCTTTCAAGAAAGAAGCCCTCCGTGCCCCGACCTGCGGCAGGCTGTAGCGGTATAAGCGCTGAACCCTGATTGTCGTTCCCACCGGGCGGAAAGCGTCATCGGCTGGTCCAGACAGGCCCCTGTCGTGGCCGCTCGCGAGCGGAAGACTGTTATTTCCGTTGAAATCGCACAGGATTGGGGCAGATTCGATCCATCTTGCGCGGATCGGGCAAAGCGGCACTGGAAAAGCCATGCGACTTCGTGCGATGGGCGGAGCCGATAACAACGGGTAAGGCACGGATGACGGACAAAGCGGGTGAGGGGGCGGGCCACGGCCATCCGCAGGGGAAGATGCCCCTTCTGGCGCTGGGAGCGCTGGGGGTGGTGTTCGGCGACATCGGCACTTCGCCGCTCTATGCGCTGAAGGAAAGCTTCGTCGGCCATCATCCGCTGACGGTCGATCCGGCCCATATCCTTGGTGTGCTGTCGCTGGTGTTCTGGACCATGACGCTGATCGTCACGGTCAAATATGTGTTCATCATCATGCGCGCCGACAATCATGGCGAAGGCGGCAGCATGGCGCTGCTCGCGCTGATTGCCCGCAAGCTGGGGGAAAGCCGGTGGACGCCCACGATCGCCATGCTGGGCGTGCTGGCGGCGGCGCTCTTCTATGGCGACGCGATTATCACGCCCGCCGTTTCCGTGCTGTCGGCGGTCGAGGGGCTGGAGACGGTGAATGATGGTTTCGCGCCCTTCGTCGTGCCAATCGCCATCGTCATCCTGATCGGCCTGTTCCTGATCCAGAAACATGGCACGGCACGGGTCGGCGCGCTGTTCGGGCCGGTCATGGCCGTCTATTTCCTGGTGCTCGCAGCGCTCGGCATCTTTAACATCGCGCGGCATCCGGCGATCATCTCCATCATCAATCCGATGTGGGCGGTGCATTTTTTCGCACTTGATCCAAATCTCGCTTTTCTGGCGCTTGGTTCTGTCGTGCTGTCGGTGACGGGGGCGGAGGCGCTGTACGCGGACATGGGGCATTTCGGGCGCAAGGCGATCAGCATTGCCTGGCTTTACGCCGCCTTTCCCTGCCTGCTGCTCAACTATATGGGGCAGGGTGCGTTGCTGATGCACCAGCCGGAAGCGGCGGAAAATCCCTTTTTCCTGCTCGCGCCGGACTGGGCGCGGCTGCCGCTGGTGATCCTGGCCACGGTGGCGACGGTCATCGCCAGCCAGGCGGTGATTTCCGGCGCCTTCTCCGTGACGCAGCAGGCCGTGCAACTGGGCTTCCTGCCCCGGCTCAAGATTTCCCATACCAGCGCTTCGGCGCAGGGGCAGATTTATGTGCCGCTGGTCAATTGGGCGTTGCTGTGTCTGGTCGTCCTGCTGGTGCTGGGCTTCCATTCGTCGAGCAATCTGGCGGCGGCCTATGGCATTGCCGTGACCGGCACCATGGTCATCACCACCTGCATGATGGGGGTACTGACCTTCAGCGTGTGGCGCTGGCATCCGCTGATCGCCGGGGGGGTGACGGGGCTGTTCCTGTTGGTCGATGGCGCCTATTTCCTGTCCAACGCGACCAAGATTCCCGATGGCGGCTGGTTCCCGCTGCTGGTGGCGGCGGTGGTCTTCGTGGTGTTGACCACCTGGTCGACGGGTCGGAAGATCATGAACTTCTATCTGATGGAAGGGGCGATGGAGGTGGGCCTGTTCATCCAGTCCGTCTCTCATTCGCTGAAGCGCGTACCCGGGACGGCGATCTTCCTGAACTCCCGCATCGAGGGCGTGCCGCCCGCGCTGCTGCATAATGTGAAGCACAACAAGATTCTGCATGAGCGGGTGATCATCGTGACGGTGCGGACGGAAGGCGTGC
This window of the Sphingobium sp. EM0848 genome carries:
- a CDS encoding potassium transporter Kup codes for the protein MTDKAGEGAGHGHPQGKMPLLALGALGVVFGDIGTSPLYALKESFVGHHPLTVDPAHILGVLSLVFWTMTLIVTVKYVFIIMRADNHGEGGSMALLALIARKLGESRWTPTIAMLGVLAAALFYGDAIITPAVSVLSAVEGLETVNDGFAPFVVPIAIVILIGLFLIQKHGTARVGALFGPVMAVYFLVLAALGIFNIARHPAIISIINPMWAVHFFALDPNLAFLALGSVVLSVTGAEALYADMGHFGRKAISIAWLYAAFPCLLLNYMGQGALLMHQPEAAENPFFLLAPDWARLPLVILATVATVIASQAVISGAFSVTQQAVQLGFLPRLKISHTSASAQGQIYVPLVNWALLCLVVLLVLGFHSSSNLAAAYGIAVTGTMVITTCMMGVLTFSVWRWHPLIAGGVTGLFLLVDGAYFLSNATKIPDGGWFPLLVAAVVFVVLTTWSTGRKIMNFYLMEGAMEVGLFIQSVSHSLKRVPGTAIFLNSRIEGVPPALLHNVKHNKILHERVIIVTVRTEGVPHLPLTGRSEVSELGAGFYRVVLRHGFMEEVDIPVAMKAVDGCGGPINISQTSYFLSRETLIPSDKPGMAIWREKLFAWMMRNAVTPMDFFKLPTNRVVELGSQVEI